Genomic DNA from Corylus avellana chromosome ca4, CavTom2PMs-1.0:
AGCCATGCATATACCAATGAGAAGAGAGCCATGCATATACcaatgagaagagagagagagagagagagagagagagagagagggtataTATAAGAGTTTCATACCAAAACCAACACTGTTGCTAGGGAATCTCACACGATTAAAAGCACAATCAAAGGCAATATCAGAGGGAAATTTGCAAAAGTTTAGTATAAGATGCACACAACCTTTGTACGTACCCCATCCCCTTCCTAGTTTTGTTAACACCTTGAGACTTGGGATTTTATCGCAAACCCCGATCCACTTAGTAGAACAGTCGATCCAATTAGGTGTATCTTGTTGAGGGGGAGAAAGAAGGTGAGGCAAAACAAAAGAGGGCGCcggagggagagagggaggggGAGGGTCATCGGCCTGCACTACAAGTACAATAAAGATCATCATCAGCAGCAGCAACACATCTCTCCTCACACAATTTTCATCCATATTTTCACTTTCTCTCTTGAAATTTATGGTAAATGAAAGTCGAATACAAACAATGCACACTTGATGGGGTCTTAAGTCCTCTCTTGTGCATGGGTtgatagaatatatatatatttaaaaaataaaaaataaagataatattgttaaattaccaattatcctaaaagcttaagctgataagaaaaggtaaatttaatcacttaatcattactttaacactccctttcatgtgtgggctcaaacttccttttaataggtgaggctcaacatgtgaaatatttaattgaaatggagggtgaaattgacggagtcaagttCGATCCCAGAACCTGGCTAGGATACCATGTTAGATTTTAGAAGAAGAATGAATTCTTTTATTTCACTATGTATCTTTTGCTTACAAATAGTCTATTATATAGACTGGAGAAGAGGGAGCACATCCCTTGAATCAAGGCCCAAATCATGCACGGTCAGCCTTTTTGACTTCTGAGATTTACTACACAATAAATCCAGATTATCTAGATTTGTTCCTTTAAGATATGGCTCTTAGATTTTATTGTTAAACTAAAGGAAGAGACCGCAACAAGGTGTTAACCAAATCGCTCTGATATCATGTAAGttaccaattatcccaaaagcttaatctgatatgaagaggtaaatttaattacttaaccattactttaatatatattagtCTAAATGCCTTTTTATACCCACAAAGGTTCTTTTCCCTCCAACAAAAAGTTAGTCAAACGAATTAAGAGTTTGCTAGTTTGAAAAATGACTTTTGGAAAAATTTGATAGCTtctaattaactttttaaataaaattgtgtcTTGGGCTTGGGTCATTGGTTTTTGGAAGTTGTCATACAATAATTTGCTACCTTTCGTACTATAATTGGAATTGAGTCAATGGGTTTTTTCAAGTTTTCATTTATGtccaaaaaagacaaaaaaatttaaaaaagaaaaagaaaaagggtggATTTCCATCCCTTCCCCCCTTTTCTGTGGGGTACACCAGACCACTATTCTCTTTGTAGAGGTGGGAGAGATCGACCCCCACCTccctcttctttgttttttaggaaaaattgcTTGTGATAAATAAATTGTTATGGTTTCAAAATGAATTCATAAATCCATGTGGTTTACCTCCGTAacaatattatcactataagcaagtttttggttaaaatcatgcatgtttctttatttttcgaGGCTTTGTACTATTGGTCTGTACTTGTAAaagggctatatatatatatatatatatatatatatatatatatatatatatattcaagttgTATGTTCTACATATATAAGTTTTCATTTGAGCCTAGTGCTGTTATCGAATGGTAACTTTATTCGACAGCTTTAATTTTaggattaattatttttttagtacttaagttTGTACAAAAAGTGCTACGGAGCAGCATTTTTTCTGGAATTCATCTGGAAAAAGTGATGCTCCTTAGCATTAGCCATAAGTGAGATAGTATGACCATgctaaaaaaaaagatctaTGTCCTCCAAAAaatgatatggcttttaaattTACAATTGGATTTATGgtagattattattaaattttgatcaaattatgatttttaaagtcacattaattttggAATGACACAAAGAAAACATTGGTCTtccttttagaattactctttcaATATTGTGATCATTATCATAAAGTTGTTCTTTttgaaactatatataaaaaacgTAAAACTTGTTGATACGTATTAATATGCGATTAGAAGgtgttaacattttttttaattgattcacATTGTTTCAATCTCACGTTGACACGTGTTAGCAAGTTGTAAAATAGTTGTAAATTAATGGATTATAGGGTCTAagcttctagcattactctttcttccaaaaagttCCAAACTTTAACATAACATTTGGTTTGAAGAATCTAATTCCCTCCCACATTCGCATTTTCAGGAATGTAATGCTTAAGAATTTGGATTACTTAAAATGTGATTAAACCCACTTTGAGAATGATTAGGAATCTAATAAGGTTCTTGAGAATTTCTTAGTGACGTAGCATAAGCGAATAATCTGCGTTTATAAAAAGCTTCTTGTGgtaattattttcaatttttcataattgtagatctcaaaaaaatttacattgaATCAGAAAAAAAAGGTAGTACTTCAAAATGATAGTTGCAAATTGAGCAAAAAATGATTGGCTTTTGGAGGCATTTGGCATGCAAAATACTCTTAAACTTGTTGAGAGGAATTAGTCGACTTGACAGCTGAAACAATCGCCGTAATAGAAACGTCCAGCGACGAAATGTATATACTTCGTTACTAAAAGTTTCTCAAAGGCGAAAGGAGGTTGAGAACGACCTCAAAAGTACCATATCACATCTATCTGGCATTTTAGTCTGCCACGTTGCATGCCATTTGATCATTGTTAATCAgcttcacacacacacagacggagaaagagagagagagagagaggcaactGAGCTTGGCGGCTATGGCAGTGGCAGTGAGCTACTGCAAGCCTTCTCCATTTCTAGGCCAATTCCCATCTCATTTTgtaaggctctctctctctctctctctgagtttTGATATCACGGTGTATATAGCAAATGATGTTGTACATTTATGTGAGTGATTGTTTGGATCCCTTTGCCTCTCAAAGTTTCTTAGAAATGCATTTTAGGTTATGGGTATTTGTTCTCGAATCTCGGCATCAATctacatctttcttttttcttgcttgcttgctttgtatctttttttttgggggggagaATCTTGGCATAATGCAGAATTATATTCAGAATCAGAAACTATATACTGCGACTAGTAACAGTGCTATGAGTTACTTGGTTTTAGTATATGTAGCATATATAGGTATGATGGCATAAAAAAAATCCAGTGGATTGGAGAATTTGGATTTTGGTTTCTGGCATATGGTATGCCCTTTCTGCCATTCCCTTAATTGATCtgaaataaaactatatatatgcatgtatttgTGTGTGTagaaaaattcacattttttattttaccaattagTAAAGTTTCTTTTAAATATGGTAAATTAGAAACCTTCCTGCCAATGAAAGATGATGTTCCTTTACTTTGGATTATTGAGTAGTGGTTTAATTAGGGCCATTACTATAAGAGGATTGAAATGTGTTTCACATTATGTTTACGATGGATTGAGCCTATACTTATAGATGAAGTGAAAACTGGCATTTGATTTTTGACTTGTAGGGGAGATCACAATGTAGACAAGTAACGGGGACTTCAGGTCAGATACCTAGAATTAGTGCACTATTTTGGGAATCTAAGAAGTCTGTGGCACAACAAGAAGTGGACTTTTCACTTGGGGATTTTACTTTGACAGGGTCAGCCCCGGAGGTGTCTTCTTTTGATGGTCCTTTGGAATTCATGACTACTTATTTATCTGTTTGTTCTTTGTAGTTTCTGTAGCTATTCACACTTCACTGATTCTATATTCAGGACATTTCAGCAAATCAGGTGAAACCTAAAAAGATATCACTTTCAGTTGTTTCTTCAATCTTAGATGTTTCACCCAGTGGCTGGGATGCGTGCAATTTGGATGCCACGGGTCCTGCAAAATCTAATCCATTTCTTACTCATGGTTTTCTCTCGTGCTTAGAGGAGTCCGGCTCTGCAGTGAAGGTTAGGAATCATTTGCTTCATACCAGACCTCTATAAGttgaaatatatttatttctttaggGACCATTTCAGTATCATGCCTTTTAGCTTACCTAGCACTTGAAATGAATATTCTCTGCTCTTTTTAACTCAAGAGCTAAATTGAATGGTCAATagtttattttgtgtgtgtgtttgctTATACAGTTGTTCTCTGTGGTGGTTTTCACTTCCTCCTTGTTCATGTTACTGAAAATGTGGAAGGTTTTGCTTTATTTGTGGGGAAAATACCATAACTTCATTTTCATGTGAAAGATTGTGagtaatcatttaaaaaaaaaaaaacaaattctctATTGATGATCCTTCAGATATCTCAGTTAATATTATATGTCTTTAACCATGTGTTTGATGTGAATGAACTGAAGATTTGACTGTTGTATCAATTATCAGCTTAAATTTTGTTTCAGGAAACTGGATGGATGCCGCGTCACATAATTGCTAAGGATGAATGTGAAAATATTTTAGGTGTTGTTCCACTCTATCTTAAAAGGTTTAGCATCTGCTATTTTGTTAACAcagcaagtttttttttttttttttaaatgacggGGAACCCCTCCAAGGCAGGACCACTTCATGTACCTACCTCTGTCGAGCAAACCTGATGTACAACAAGTTCTGATGTACTTTGTTCTAAAATTCCTTATATTAACTCCTTCCTGATGATAATctgcttttatttctttctgCAGCCATTCCTATGGtgaatttgtttttgatcaTTCTTGGGCTGATGCATACTACAGTTTTGGGGCAAGATATTATCCAAAGTTGCAATGCTGTGTACCTTTTACTCCAGTAACTGGTCCAAGAATTTTACTTCGTAATACCCCTTTCAAAGATCAAGTTTTTGACATTATGGTCTCTGCTCTGAAGGATCTAGCGGCCAAGGTGTTGGATTTATCAAATGGTTCTTTATTTTCATACATCACTTTGTTCACGCTAATCTATTTTATATAGCTCTGCTCTCTATCTATTGCAAACTTATTTTGACTAAAGAAGTTGTTTCACTAACTCTGAGAAAAAATGAGACACATTATTGTGGGAGTTGGTAACTGAAAAATTCCTCCACTTGTATCCATGTGGGACTCATGAAGCAAcgtgactttttatttttgtgtctaAATCAGATATatcatttccttttattttctagaTTAGTGctaagaatacaaaaaaaatcaagttgtTGTGAAATCTGGTTTGCAAGATAAACCTCGAGAGGATATTTAATCTAATGATGTGGCTTTGCAAAGTATTgttataataaaaagttattgagtGGTGTAACGTTTGTTCAAattacacacaaacacacataacgtaaaatttctttttttttttttgggggggggtttAATTCAGCAGGGAGCGAAGAAACTGAGAAATGCTTTGCAGGTGCTCTGCTGAGATAAGCAAAGGGTTCCTCTGATTTTTGTCTCTACTTACAAGAGGTGGAAAATGATTATTAAAGAGGAAAAGATCTGATATCTTAGTGAGGAAATCTCATAATGCAGTTGCAATCTTTTCGCCTTGAAACACAATCTCATAAGtgataagtaaaaataaaaaaaagggcttATCTAAATATCAAAGCACAAAATGGTAGCTAATCTTATGATTGTGATCTACACAATCATAAATATCAAAGCACAAATTGTGTTTCAAGGCGAAAAGATTGCAACTGCATTATGAGATTTCCTCACTAAGATATTTAGATAAGTAAAGAGCACTTCTATGGTTTTTTCTACCTTTGTATTGTGATCCACCCAAGAATTGATTACTTGCTTTGAGTTTTGATGCCCTGGTTACTTAAggttattttatatgttttacaGTCCCAGCTTTCATCGCTGCATATCACCTTCCCATCTGAAAATGAGTGGCAAAAACTGAAGGGAAAAGGTTTTCTGCAGAGGATTGGAATGCAGTACCACTGGAAAAATCGTAACTATAAGAAGTAAGTGATACTAAAACAGTTTTTTAGTCATGGTACCGTGACTTCATTAATATGATAATTGGTTTACATAGTCATTGTTCTTCATTcatctatttattttatatcaaattctATTGCTGCATCTTGGCACATCCCTTGAAGACAATCCGATGAATGCCATTTCTtcatatatcacacacacacacacatctatTGATTGATCCAGCTTGGCTACAAGGGTGGCCAAATCATAAGGTCTGGAGAAAAATAAGCCCAGGAGTCATGAACTTCTGCAATATTATATAGATTGCCTTTTGGTTTTCTTTAAGGCTTCCAGCTTATTCAGTTTGGCTGGAATTTTGTAGGCATACCTACCAAATGCTGAAAAATAATTTCTGTAGGCATATATTCTACTCTATATTATTTGCGAGTAATTCATCCCTTCTGGTTTCTGATCCTGCCAAGTTTTTCTGTCTTCAAGGTTGAAGACAAACATTTTTATAGAAAAGTACCTGAACATGGAAGGATATTGTTGTAAGAATTACCTCAGTAGCTTTTCCTCTTTTAGACATCAGCATAAGTCTAAGCATTGTATAATTAGAACAAGTTGTGGCAGTAAATCTCTGAATGCCTCGTCTTTTTAGCTGCAAGACTCAGTTTTATGCACAAATAATGTAGTGTGAGAGGATCTCTTTTTGTGCTGCAGTTTTGATGAGTTTTTGATGGACATGAAACAAAGTAAGAGGAAAAATATTCGTCAAGAACGCAAAAAGGTTGGTCTGGTCTTTCCAAAtattgttttgtgtgtgtgtgcgtgcgcGTGTGTTTAGTTGTAAAAATAAGACCTTGCACGCAAGAGCAAATTCTTCTTCAAGCAAAACAAGGAACTGGTGGTTCGTTTGTAGTGATCTACTTGACTTTCATTACTGCTGGTTAAGATTCACTTCAAGGTTTAAATATTGGTAATGTTCATTTGAATTCAGATATAAAGTGGGGATGGATGAATCTAGAGAAAAGTGCATGGAAGTGATAGGAATGATAGGAAGATCACAGAATCAATGTAGCTGGTGCTAAATTATTGACGGAAACTAATCTAGATTTTTATGATACCATAAGAAATCAAGCAAAGTAACTACACAAATAAAATCCTAGATTGAGAGattacaaaaaatgaaatatttatgGTACTTGCATGTTTAGTTGCCTTCTACAACTCATGGCAGGAATATCCACAATTTGCAGCCCACATAGGATATTGTTCATGAATTTTCGTATGATCAAATAAATCTGCACTGTTTTTCTGCCTTTTTTCTTGACAAGAGTTTGGACAAGTATGGGTATTCCATGGAGTTCAATTTATAATGCTTAAGTAAATTAATGGGTTTGAGCTTCCAAAAtgaaatttataggattttaGTCTTTTGAGATTTAAGGGTGCATATGATGGGGATGAATGTTTCCATTCTGATTTACTTTGTTGTAGTAAATTTCAGGGGTTCTGAGTGATGGCCCAACAGTAAGAAGTATATAATTTAGTTTGGATGATTTGTCGATTGATTTGTTATACCATGCATAAACCAATTGCAATATTTAAAGGCAGGAGATCATATTGTCATATTTCGTTCTAGCGTTTGAAcccacttattttttgttttctgtttgcACATAATttagaatctctctctctctccccatttTCCAGTAACATCCTTAGAAGCCAATGTTGATGTGATATGCTGAACATGTCTATTGCTTGGTATACTATGTTGGTCTATGAGATCAATTGACTTGTTTATTGGACGTGCAACTTGCATGTGTTCTCATTGAATTTTACTATGTGCAGATTTCTGCACAAAACTTGACTATGAAACGGCTTCGGGGTTATGAGATAAAGGTAATGAGTAATAGACATCATCTTAGGTTATGTTGTGGGCAACGCAAAGTTGGAACTTTGATCTTCTTCATTTATTGGGTCAGGCAGAAAATAGTTGGTAGTTCTTACCCTAATATCTCTTTGGTTCTATTTGCAGGCGAGGCACTGGGACaccttttataaattttacaggaACACCACCGATAACAAGTTTGGTCCTTGCCCTTTGACCtcctttttttgggctttacAATGGAAATATAACTGCGATCAGTATGCTTTTTTCACCTTGTATGGTcttaaaaatttgttgaatCACATGGAGTGCTTGAGATGCTGCATCTTTGATATGCTGTTGATCATCCATAGGTGGGGTAGTCCTTATCTAACAAGGGAGTTCTTCCACGACATGGGATCAAAGATGGGGGATCAGGTACTGCTTGTTGTTGCTGAAGAAGGGGAAGAACTTGTTGCTGGTGCTCTTAATCTTATTGGAGGTGATACTTTATTTGGGCGGCTATGGGGATGTCAGCCACGAGCTTACTATCCAAGTTTGCATTTTGAAGCGTGCTATTACCAGGTGTGGACCTGGTTGGTATACGTAAAGCTAAATAATCTAGAATTATCTACTCCTCTCTTATCTTAGTACCATAAATGGAGGAACAATCTGGAAAAGTTTCCTTGTTTTTGAAACAACAGCTATATCCATGAATTATGATTGGCTATGACTATGAATATGATACTGTTAGGATCATGCACTTTTGAACTGTTCAGCCAGAACTGATTGTTAACCCACTTAACCACAAAGCTCAAGCTTACAGGCAAGTATGGACTGTATTCCTAGAATTTTGAAATGggtctatatatatttcaagaATTCTTTCATGTGAAGAACATCAACCTTGCGAAGgaatgcataatttttttttttttgtgccttGATTTGACATAACAGGCAATAGAAGCAGCTATTGAGCTCAATCTGAACACAGTTGAGGCAGGAGCTCAGGGTGAGCATAAGATTCAACGTGGGTATCTGCCCGTGACAACTTATAGCTGCCATTACCTTATGGATGAAGGTTTCAGGACAGCCATAGAGGAATTTCTAGTGCGCGAATCAACTCAGGTGATTAACACTATATTGCAGTACTTCTGTGAGTACTTTATTTTAAAGGAATTATTTATCATCCATCAGCATGAGAATCGTATCCTTTTGAAGCAACCAAGCTCCATCTTATGCCCAATTTATTGGGAAGAATTCGTTCCACTTCcattctttccttttctccaCCTCTTCCTTGTCCTCCCTATCCTTTTTTTCCCAGagttatatatatgatgaaagTTTATATGTGGATAAAATAACACTATTTTTTTGCAAGTAAAATCCTTCTTTTGAAGTCTTAGGAGGATCGCATTGTAGATAAGTTTCAGCTTTTGGGTACATTTTGAGATTTCAACATGTTTGGCGTCTTGCCTTCCATTTGGGGAGGAAGTTTCAATATCATAGGTGACTCAAAGTGATATCCATTGTACTGGTCCTAGTGGttaatttttgaaaacattattaCACTTATTGGACATAACCTAAGCATCTCATAGAAGATTGCTGATAATGTTTGTCTACATAGAAGATTTTGTACTCTTACCCTACATGCCTTGTCATTTGtttaataattactttttgtttgcAGGTTAGGCTTGTTATGAAATTATTACATGATTCTGGTCCCTTTAAGGAAGGTTTAGAACTGATATAAGAAAACGAGGCGCCATCGACATATTCGTGGTATTTTTCACACACATGTGAATGTCTTTTCATCTTTATGTGCTGATCATAGTTATGAAATTTTGCTTCAAGATTTTTGTAAATAATTACATTGACAGCATTGATTTGTGAATCATGGTGACCCTATCTCAATAGGCAATCAGGTAGCTGGTATGCGAAGTGCTGCCTCTATACTCATCTAAACTTTTATGTAAATAATGCCCCGAAATTATGTAAAATCTCATGTAAATTTCTAGGATGAATCTGATTAGATTTTCAGCAGAAAGTTCTTTATTTAAATTGTAGAACACCATCAGAGCAAGTGCTGACCATATTAGTGGCCCCATTGCTAGAAATGGAGGTGCTTGATTTAATCCTTTGAAATATTGTCTGTACGGACAACAGTGGAAACTAACAATTTTATGGATTCATGGGAATTCCTTCCAACAATTGCTTTTCCTTTGAAGAGTGAAGTCAAGatgatttggcttaggtgctgtTAATCTagagaatttaaaattaaatttgaaccgcTGAAAAAACTACAAGAGATCTCTAAGtctgaaattttgaagaaaatcctCTTTTCCTCATGTAACTTCCAATTGCAAGGATTTTGTTTGCAGACTGTTAGCGTCAAACTTTCTATTAGATATGAAGTCGTGTTAAAtggtataaaactatataagttaatcataaccaatttaattaaacgagtcaagaCTCAATTATGATcgactaattttgtgttaaattcaTGTCAAGTTTGTTGTTCAAAAAGTGTCAGTATTGTATGTGAATCGTGTTAAAACATGAGTATTAGATTATAAGTTCACTCAaacaacttatttaattaaatgagttgaactCCTCAATTATAATTCGTTAAATTCGTGTTGAGTTCATGTTAGATTTATAAGTCGTAGAGGACCCATAATAATGAGTGTAGATTGTATCCAAAGTTAGATGCTATAACTTATGTATGAAATTGTATAAATCTAAAATCAGATtcattacaatcaattacaTTAAAGCATATGAAAGGGGAAGAGGGAAAAAGCACTATCCCCTCCTCTTCCCTCCGCCCAAATAGGAAGGAAATTTGATTAGCATACAGAAAATACACTGCAAAAATCACAGTTGTAGCTGTAAGATTTATCTACAGACCAATTGGGCTTCTACGGAGCCACTGTAACATAACTTGAGCTTGGGAAAAGCTCAATCTCAGCAGGAGCAACACCCACTCAACATAATGCATGAAATTAGCAACTAGTCCCATTCTAATACTTAAAAGCTGAAGTGGATGGTGGCGGAGTGGGCGGTAATCGGTTAGGCGTGCGCCGACTGCTGGAGTTTGAGCCTGCGCTTGCATCACCATTCTGGGACGGGTCGCTATACCTTCGATTGTGACCATTGGCCCCAAACCTAGATGAGCCACCATTCGAGTCAACGGGTCCATTGGCAGCAGCATCAAATGCTGACCTCCAGTCATCCCCTGATGACGATCCAGGGGTTCTTGGGCTGTTCTCTGCACAAAGGAATAGGTAGaaatcagttaaaaaaaaaaaagaattacaagAGAAAGACCAAGGACAATTTAAATTCCAATTACTGAAAAAGTTATCCTTTTAATCAAAGttcaaaactttttataaaagatTTCGCAGACAACATAAAGTGTTCCAAAGACGGATGATATATTAGGAGAATTTGTGTTTCAAATGGGAACATCCAAACAAGGAATTTTTCCAAAGGTCAAACTCTGATATATGGATGAGTTTTACATTTCCAACGACATTCTCTAcagagaaataataataataaagttaaaaaatgatTACCAATAAGTAACAGTTATCCTCAAGAATTACAGAgatataggaagaggtaaagtTCTGCAACTGGTGAAATTAACTTTGAGACGATCTCTCAAAGGATTCAACTCTGAATGATAGAATGTActcataattataaaattaattctATATGTTCAGCTGGCCCCAATTAGACAGGAAAGCAAGCTTTTCACATAGGTAACAAATTGGAATAAGAATTTCATGGAATTACTTGACATAAATGGAAGGAGTGTGTCTTCTATTCTGTAAAAAATATTACCTTTCCAGTTGAGAAGCAAAACACAACATACACACAAAAGTGAAAATAGAGGTCTGCAATACATGCAGCCATATTTACCTGCTCCACCCCCACCACTGGACCAGCTAGAGGCAGCATCTGCCCGATTGTCATGGATGCTAAGTTGCCTGGTGAGTTTTGAAAGAAGAGAGGACTGTCTCTGAAAACGCTCCCTCCTACGCTTTACATTCTGATCTTCCTGGATCAGCTCTTCAATCCTGGCTGTGCTTAGGGCACTACCAACAAAAGAGTGAACATGAAATTCTTTTTGCATAATTATGGactaatttgataataaaaaaaccaatggtTATGTTTGGATCATACATGCATGTTT
This window encodes:
- the LOC132179922 gene encoding uncharacterized protein LOC132179922 isoform X2 produces the protein MAVAVSYCKPSPFLGQFPSHFGRSQCRQVTGTSGQIPRISALFWESKKSVAQQEVDFSLGDFTLTGSAPEDISANQVKPKKISLSVVSSILDVSPSGWDACNLDATGPAKSNPFLTHGFLSCLEESGSAVKETGWMPRHIIAKDECENILGVVPLYLKSHSYGEFVFDHSWADAYYSFGARYYPKLQCCVPFTPVTGPRILLRNTPFKDQVFDIMVSALKDLAAKSQLSSLHITFPSENEWQKLKGKGFLQRIGMQYHWKNRNYKNFDEFLMDMKQSKRKNIRQERKKISAQNLTMKRLRGYEIKARHWDTFYKFYRNTTDNKWGSPYLTREFFHDMGSKMGDQVLLVVAEEGEELVAGALNLIGGDTLFGRLWGCQPRAYYPSLHFEACYYQAIEAAIELNLNTVEAGAQGEHKIQRGYLPVTTYSCHYLMDEGFRTAIEEFLVRESTQVRLVMKLLHDSGPFKEGLELI
- the LOC132179922 gene encoding uncharacterized protein LOC132179922 isoform X1, which codes for MAVAVSYCKPSPFLGQFPSHFGRSQCRQVTGTSGQIPRISALFWESKKSVAQQEVDFSLGDFTLTGSAPEDISANQVKPKKISLSVVSSILDVSPSGWDACNLDATGPAKSNPFLTHGFLSCLEESGSAVKETGWMPRHIIAKDECENILGRTTSCTYLCRANLIHSYGEFVFDHSWADAYYSFGARYYPKLQCCVPFTPVTGPRILLRNTPFKDQVFDIMVSALKDLAAKSQLSSLHITFPSENEWQKLKGKGFLQRIGMQYHWKNRNYKNFDEFLMDMKQSKRKNIRQERKKISAQNLTMKRLRGYEIKARHWDTFYKFYRNTTDNKWGSPYLTREFFHDMGSKMGDQVLLVVAEEGEELVAGALNLIGGDTLFGRLWGCQPRAYYPSLHFEACYYQAIEAAIELNLNTVEAGAQGEHKIQRGYLPVTTYSCHYLMDEGFRTAIEEFLVRESTQVRLVMKLLHDSGPFKEGLELI